The sequence below is a genomic window from Pseudorasbora parva isolate DD20220531a chromosome 4, ASM2467924v1, whole genome shotgun sequence.
AGTCCAGTTctggtttatttatttgctcttggctgacatgtggcattgTTATGGCCTGCTTGTGGCCCAGATCTGGCAAACAGAAGCGGTCCACATGTGCTGTAATTCCACGCAGCATGTGGGCCAGATCTGGGGCGACACAATGTTGCTATGTGGGAATATACATGGTACTGCGTGTTCATGTTTTTCATATTCTTATTTTACATTCATAGTCTTGATATTACATATTTCACCTATGGATCCTCCAGTGAATCCTGTGATTGTCATCAATCCATCTTTAATCTGTTTCAGACCCACCCAGGAGCTTCTCAGTGTCCATCAGTCCATCTGGTGTAATAGTGGAGGGAGATTCAGTGACTCTGAGCTGCAGCAGTGATTCAAACCCTCCTGCTCTGAACTTCAGCTGGTTTAAAGGAGGAACGATTGTAGGATCTGGAAGAATCTACAGCATCTCAAAGATCAGCTCTGATGACAGTGGAGAATACAAGTGCAAGTCCATCAATGAACATGGAGAGAAATACTCTGATGCTGTGACTTTAAACATTATGTGTGAGTTTTATTAATCATAGTGTTATTTAAATGCCATGTGTAACCCGTCTTGTCTTTCTGCGTTGTGTTCTGGGTTGTTCTCAAGTAGACACCGAGGCACGGGCTGTCACAATGCTGTTTATTATCTGCGGTCATAAACAATATGGCAATGAGTGTTGCGTGACATCAGGTTAGCATCTCAGTCAAATCCAGCATTGCTCTGACTGAATTCACATTAACCACATTTAACCTCTTTTCATACAGAAAAGCTACATACATTTGTAATCAAAACAAATACAAAGAAAATATCACAGATATTCCCAATAGAAAAACACATTGTAAATTCCATTTCATAAACTACACATATATTGATTGAGTCATCTCAAacaaatatgcaaaaaaaaaaaaaaaaaaaaaaaacatacctgCGGTCATAAACAATATGGCAATGAGTGTTGCGTGACATCAGGTTAGCATCTAAAAAGATAGCATCACGTCAATACAATGTTAATGGCCTGCAGAACAGCTAGCTCACCATGTGCTGCAGCAGCTACCGAACTGCATttaacatataaaaacacaatatCGCGGCTCGTAGTTCATTAAGACTACTGCAAAATTAACTCATCATCACAGACATTCTTACACAGTGATATGTCAACAAATAAGTGATAATAACAACTTATATATCCGTTTTACTATCGGAGAAACCTGACGTGAACTCACCTCAGTCAAATCCAGCATTGCTCTGACTGAGGTAAGCCTTGCACAATCTGATGACGTCACTCGCACACACTGCACTAACCCGACGCGCAAGCAGAATGAACCCAAAACGAAACAGCCAGTAATacaaaaagaaatatttttgggTGGAATTCATAAGTATACAAATAAACCTGCTACACACGTTTGAGCTAATGATGGTCCAGTAACTCTTAGCAACAAAAAAGAGGATTAACAATcacaaaacattaatatttaattttctttAATCTGTTTTAGACCCACCGAGGAGCGTCTCAGTGTCCATCAGTCCATCTGGTGTAATAGTGGAGGGAGATTCAGTGACTCTGAGCTGCAGCAGTGATTCAAACCCTCCTGCTCTGAACTTCAGCTGGTTTAAAGGAGGAACGATTGTAGGATCTGGAAGAATCTACAGCATCTCAAACATCAGCTCTGATGACAGTGGAGAATACAAGTGCAAGTCCATCAATGAACATGGAGAGAAATACTCTGATACTGTGACTCTAAACGTCATGTGTAAGTTTTATTAATCATAGTATTATTTAAATGCCATGTTTGAGCTAATGATGGTCAAGTAACTCTTAGCAACAAAAAAGAGCATTAACAATCAcgaaacattaatatttaattttctttAATCTGTTTCAGACCCTCCCAGGAGCGTCTCAGTGTTGATGAGTGGATCTGGTGTAATAGTGGAGGGAGATTCAGTGACTCTGAGCTGCAGCAGTGATTCAAACCCTCCTGCTCTGAACTTCAGCTGGTTTAAGGAGAATGAAGCCTCAGCTGTTGGATCTGGACAGAGTTTCAGTGCACTACAGAGTGGACGCTTCTACTGTCAGGCTCACAATCAACATGGATCTCAGAGATCAGACGCTGTAACTGTCACAGGTGTCACAGGTGAGGGTTTTATTAACATGCCATTTTTTATTTGCAGATTTAATAATGATATTCTTTTATAATAATGATGTCTCTTTCAGTTCATCGTAGTCTTGGCTGGCACGTCTGGTTGGGGATTACAGTGGCCTGTTTTGGAtcattcatcatcatcatcatcatcatactGTACACAATGtaaatagaaatgtatcaaACAAAGAGTAATACAATTAGTTTTTAACTACTGAAGTACATTTGATTATTAAATGAAACAATGaaatggcttgtttccatttCCTGTTCAGCAGTCGGAAGACTGGGATAAACTGTAGATCTGCAATACACGATTATGAGGTGAGATGATCAAAGAACCACAGAATGATATCAATAAATCAGTTAGAGCTTCTTAATACACGTAGAACATGTCTATCATCACACTCATGATTGTATGTGAGCAGAGAGACTCTGGAGCGATTAAACGTTTGATTGTCAAGTTTAAATCTTCTTGTTTTCCTGTAGAACGATGATCCCAGAACAGAAACATATACAGCTCTTGACCTCAAGTCCAGATCACCTGACCTCTACGACACGCTCACAGTAAGtgaaatatcaaaaactacacAAACAATAGAGTTTGTGCAGGTAATAAACAATCAATGTGTTTTCCCATAGACTGTCCCTCCCAGACCTGCTGTTCTCCAGCCGGGCTCTTCTGAATATGAGAATCTGTAAGTTGGAGATCTTCAGGTCTTCTCAAGATAAtcaataaagaaagaaaatgacCTCAGTAGTCAATCTACTAGTCAATAAATACTAAACAGTCTTTTCTTTCCATTACAAACTGGATTATACATGTCATCTTAATGACATAAATCatattccttaaaaaaaaaatatacccTAGTATATAGCACTTGTAGTTTTGTATCATGACTTGTGTAAATGTGTCTTATTTCTGTTCTAGTCACAGCAAGACACCACGGTAAAATGAAGcaactttttcaaaacttttctCACTTTTTGTTTCATCGCTGGACATGCCCACTTCCAACTATCAGTGAAAGTGAAATGCCTTGAAATGATGTTTCTCAAAGGTCCTGTAGAAAGTAATGGATTATATTCATGTGTGACATGAACAAATAGTCAGCATGTAATTAATAAACACATGttttcaataatattttatgcattttatcttttttatgttattaaagGGTCTATGTGACAGATTTTTCACTTTATTCCTTTTCAGATAAAACATTGAGTGATACAAATTGACAAATATTCAAGATTCTGTTTCAAATCTGtgcattaaaggacaactccggtgagaaatgaacctaggggtaattaacagatggttaccgagtagatcgttctctgggatgcgttttcatggaaatcgaatgtaaagagttttatctctaaaaacagattagcttataacgcttgtctatggggcacagggtaagtgagattaaatcgctagttaataccactaacaaggctcaaaatagcctcacactaacacggtagcataatgagggtccctacatgcaaaccgaagcattgagaactttgtaagagtacaaacagtttaataagaagataatttataaacatagtgccttacgcgttcacggacaggcaccatcttggaaaacagtctcgactaatcgatccacgagcgctgcCTGCGGTTATActttcgttttttttatttattttgaaataaagttTTTTGAACGTTCGCAGGTTCCcgtctccttccttcccatcaacaaactttatttcaaaataaattaacaaaacgaaagtaaaaccatGGGCACACCTCAGCAGCTGCTGGTGCTCCTCTGACTGAGAAGATATCTAGTGGTAGTGGTAGTAATTTGGCTGGGCAACTGTTGCCGAAGAAAGTTGATTGCCTTTCCTTTGACATGGCAGAGATAAAACATCTCTTGTGAAACCTCCAACCAGCAGACTCATCCTTCCTACTACTGAAGTGGCTTCCACAAAGGACGCTCATTCACATTCATCTAGTGAAGAGAAGGGTTAGGTATCATGGGTTTTTTAAGATACCGAAGTGAGGCACTGAAATCTGCGTTCCCAACCCTAGTGAAGAGCCTACCTTTTTTAACCTCCCCATAGCCTACATGTCTACATGAGcatccaacacacatttccaggATCATCTTCCCACTAAACTTTCCGAGCTGCAAGACAAGTCAGTGGGAACAACGGTGGCTTGTGGTTCTCGTGAGGGCTCACTTCATTCTTTGGAGATAGCTCTACTCCCGGTGGATGACACATTAAAAGTGATTTCGGATGGCAGTGGCCACGGTTCCGGGATCACGGAATGGCGGTCGTAATCTCGGAATTGGCAAATTAACACAGAATCTAGTATTAACGCAGATTTTCCCgctattttatatatttggaaTGAAATTCTGTTCAGTGTGGGAGAAGAACGTTTGTCTGGGGAAAATGCAGACTGGGGGAAGCAAATCTGGGCaacacaacccctcccgtcatttcagctcccccttcaaaacaatgaaattaTGGCGCAGTTGGTCTCAACGGCTCTGCTTTTGTCAGCGAAAAAGTTAAGGAACTAGATGCTAACGCCGGGAGCGCAGAAGCAGTGCGaatggagagcgggagccgcgtgCCCGTTGTACTTTTACACAGGCAGCATTTGTTGCTCGCAGctgaacatatatatatatatcagtggcgatttctttaagactgcaagggaagctcggcttccattataatgtcacaaaattaatggtcaaatatgtactattatattaacattatattgactaaaaatgcgttagaaaacgttcatctcaaagacgagttcgttcagaatcagttacatatagcaggtcggctgactcgatttccttctcatacattcccgcagcatcagtgcatttccctattgaagcccagcgtccattgacttcaatggggctgctttgaacggtttttttcagcgcttcgaaactagacggtcattggataaacgctgcgattatgtcccgcccacggacgctcagcgtctctgggagtgaatggggagtgggctggcccggactccgagcttctgcgtgatgattggagggtctgcatctccttttgactgacagcgattctgtactataaggaatcactgaagctattcgcgctcagtcccatcgcgaatttctcaagttcagtcgaaataaaaactgctgcaacctatttctttgatatttgcttggcgaaattgcttcattttcatcatacatttcacacaattatacaccacattccttagttcagttttacagagtttaatatttgtttagatcgttcattcattcacagggtaaaaaaacattttcttgaaaaggaacgtagggcagaatttacttttaaataaataagacaattggccgaaaatgagcttcccctctctgacagaccagtagccgccactgatatatatatatatattgcccccatttaaaacaacaaaaacaatttaGATAGAAccaaattaaatacaaaatgttgatgtttacagaacaggttgggatgaccaaaatcttgtcatttattattatttttttatgtacttttataattacaatatagatttttaattttatctttttttttttaataatgcaaattacaaacaatacgACAAaaaccaacccgatcacatgtaaatgagtataaatagtacgagtgtatttatacacattttcggGAGAATAGCCTGCAAAAAAAAGCTACAGTgggtctatttaacagtagcaagtcaaataaataaataaattatcaaatattatattaaatcttCACTCTATAAATGATCTATAGgctaattaataaatattaaagttGTTTAGCCGGTCTTGCATATCTgtctttctgttgtgttgtgcttCATGTACTTCCTGATTAATTTTGTCACATATTCCTTGGTGTACTTTCCCGCCACTTACCCTCGTTAGTCTAGttctgttcagctgtgtttCATTAGTTATCATCTGTATCACCTGTGTCTCTCGTTTAGTTAGTCATCTGTGTTTGTATTTAAGTTCCTCTCGTTCATTCTGTCTTTGTCCGGTCACCATTATATCACCATTATATCCATTATATATGTTTCTGTTGCTCTCCTTGTCATGCTATAACAAACTCGTACTTTTAAGAGTATAGTTTACTGTAATATCTGAAAGTCTTTTTGGGAGGGTTCTACTTAATTTCTCACTATCTTTAACTGGTTTAGGTCaagaaaacaaatatataacGAAACGAATAATGTGTGATTTTCTTAGAGATATATTATGAAAAATACAACAACTGTGAAATGAACAGTAATAACCCCAAAGCAAAGTAACATACCATAAACCAATTTTACAAATAAACCACacaacatattatatatataaacaacatAAATCATAGGATATGAATGCTTGTTTGAGTTTGGGTGCAATGAGTGTGGTAATACTTATACAGTAAAATCACAGTCCATAGATGTAACGAAGGAAGACAGCCATAGTTCTTCAACCTTGGTAAAAGCCCAGACCAGACTCAATACTCCACACCGCAATTCCAAAAACAAACAGAACCCGTTTGTATCCTTGTAAATATGGTCCATATGTGAAGGCCCACACCAAGGAAGTCCAAAAGAATCTAAATTAGACCTTTCTATTTCCCACATGTACCATGCAATAGCCAATGAATGAGAGTAGGCACAAAAAGTCCTTCTACAAACACAGTATTAACAAACATTAATATAAAGTTCAACAAAAAGTAAATACAATTCATATATACTCTCTTTACATTAGGGATGGCTGACGCAAACCTGACGTTTCGGCGCTGTGTCGAGATCCCGAAGCGCAGATTAGGGATGGGCGTATCGATATGAAggatcgatatatcgatactgatGTGAGCATCGAAAGTATCGATACTCAAATAAAAATATCGATACTaaggtgttttgttttttttttaccagtaattatgtttattttaaaagattatttaatgCATACAATACAAATAAACTATGTTAATTGTGTAGTATGGGACTATTTTCCTGCTCATCTTAACCATGATCTGAATGCATGCAAACGCTACAAGGCAGAACCAATCGATCACAGAGAGAGCGTTCGTTCACTGCTGACACTATTCAAACAGAACTGCGTTTCCCGAAACTATCATAAGAAACCATAGATGCTTTTGAACACACAGCCCAGAATAATGCTCATcaaaagacagaaaaacatAATAGTTTGAGTTATTTCACAATAAACAATTAGAAATTGTAGCCTATATAGTGCAATCACACTcttaaatgtaatgttaaaagTTAAAATTGATCATGTTCTATGCTGTAACTAATGATAATATAAATCACTTTCAGAATAAAAAGGTTGCATTTTATGGTTGCAATGTTCAGTCACTGGCAGTCCCTTGTGAAACTGaaccatgttttgtttttttttgttttttttactacagTAGCCGTAGTTCAAATAGGCTAGTATTTGTAGGTTTCCATGGTTAATTTCACTACTACTAAACATTTTATCcatgttttaaaaaatttggatctaataagttgcaattaaggcATATTGAATTTTAAAATACCTTTCAAATATGTTAAGTGGGTATTTTTACTCttagtcatttaaataatttaatatatttaataattaaaaaaaaaaaaaagtttaaaagtatcgTATCGTTATCGATATCGGTGATACTGGCCTTGAAAGTATCGGTATCGTATCGAAAACAAAATAAGTGGCCCATCCCTAGCGCAGATGTGTCGAAACGCTGCTCCGAGCTGTGATTCAACACACCCATGTCACATGACTACCTCTAAACGAAGCACCGAGGTGTTTCATCAGGTGCGCCTGTCGAAACTGCTTTGATTAAAAGGGGCGGGAACAaaccacacagtcacacatctgaatgaacctcattccccACAGTTTAAAAGTGACGTTATTCCATCTTCACATTGTGGGTTTTTGTGATATAAGTGAGATTTATAGTGCACATTGGTTAGTTATATTAAGGCTAGGCTCCATTTGGAAACGCCACataaagtgagatgtgtgtATTGTATTGGCCCAGAATGCATGATCCATTAACTTAAGTTGACTAAGTCCTTCACCAACAGCgcaattcatatttttgaataaaaatgttatgtaacaAATAACCtattgtggcttgatttcttttaataatcttaatttttcatgacaaaaaaacaaaacaaaagactaAAGTTATTTACAATGAGGAGGCTACAGGTTACAAAACCAGGTAGTTGTCAGACAGATGTTAAAaacgtgttttttgttttgtgttttacatGCAGTAGTAGATCACTCTCAaggttatttcagataaatacacgCAAGTGTCCACTAGATGGTGTCATGGAGATGGGTGTCGGGTGTTGTTACGAAGCTTCGGCACATTTCTGTTTCAGTGCTTCACGAAGCCtcggtctgcccatcactaCTTTACACATGGGGAAAAAAGACCTTACTTTGATTAAGCATCAAAAAGTATGTTTCCCAATCAGGACATCATTAAAGATAAGGTTACCAGAGGGAATTCCATGCTTTCCTCTTACCAAACAGCTCTCTCTTCTTCTGCTATCTACTGGTATTTAACCTTAGAAAAAAAGATCAGTAGTGTCCCCTAATGGTGGGTAGTTTAATAACAACCCATGTAACCTTTAACTGTTACAATACgctgtgcatatatatatatatatataactatattaaCTATAATATATAACTCTTCTGcttccaatgtttagtgaacgGTGGAAGCAGACCTCTGCATTATCTGGTAATGTTTTTTTGGGAAAATATACATGTTGAATTTGAAATAtacaatatttcacagtattttcAAATTTTACATCGTCGTCAAAATCACTGTGATTTTATCGCTGATATTCGATatattgcccagccctaatcTCTATGTTCCGATTACAAAAATACGTCACAGGACGTTTATATGCTTCAGTTTCAGAAACAAGAGTCACCAGTTCATAGGATTGCCATTTGGACTCTCACTAGCCCCTTGTGTGTTGACGAGATGTATGAAGGCTGCTCTGTCTCCCATGTGGGCCCAGGGATTGCGAGTTCTACCATATCTAGATGACTGGTTGCTCTGTGATCATTCGAGTGTCCAATCTGTGCATGATTCACAGCTGCTGCTGGACATGGTCTCTCAATGAACAGAGTAAAGATGCTCTATGTGTTGTCCACAGTCCATAACATTAATCAAGATGACTATCAATTCTATTGTAACAACAACGagcttatgagtttaatgtctcggggaataattaactcaaaagggatttaatattcaatattcatgaatttatgaatatgatttgccagttgttcattacgtattaaaattttccgatagggaaaattgtttaattaaatacaagtaaccctttacggaattgcttgaaattatcctactaagtttgtcctgcaaattagttatagacttttcaaatcaattctcaataaagggattactgctttacaagcgcataagaaacattaactttactgatcaggataagttcaatatttcaaatggtcatacagtttactttactaacatagtagcataagcagttaggtaacgtttatatcgcaagtttcattgactttgtgtatgtggcagaataacagattcaactcattaaatgtcttttgaaggtttaataaacacagactaaaaataacactacaattcacacagaaagtacatactaaatatgcatcaagagagtagaagtatagatattaacgaaagaatacataaaagagaataatgaatagactgaagttagagagagataaaagagagagagagagacaaagagagagggagagagagagacaaagagagtgggggagggtaagaaacagctttccttcagttcaaccaaatacgaccttcacggagttaatttatcccaacgggagaataacacatcctctttacagcagtaagaataagaatacttgcattctttttggtttcgttttggcttctcgcttgtgtgcgtatgtgtctctgcgtgttcaaatgtcctgcatgtccggcggtcctttccgaggttgggagggaagcggctgtttgctttagcgatgcttcgtgtccttgaagatcggattgtagaagagaagatttttggaagagatgaggcctgcttggagggcctgcattggtggcatggcttaagtgctagcccccccccccgtgggtgttggctcccacaggagagAGTTGAAGAAGTAAAAGCCAGAGAGTTTCGGAGAAGAGAAGAGTtggggcctgcttggagggcctgcattggtggcctggctcaagggccagccacgatgacgtgttggttcagccagagagagaagagcgaggagaggaagagggcagagcctgtcttcactggtctttttaaggtctggaaatagtcccaccctccagggttagacttaaccaatgagagtgttgggatttcccggcaggaaattcctcagcagattttattgtcctttgtttgaaagttcgactcagtgggtctctgagtcttcatactataattaatgcaacaaacacacactgccttttctgaataagtgatatacatggaagtgtaagtcgtgaagtgagcattaatttgataggagacatgacatatatgaggttatctgaactagtactttgttaagacaaagacaaaaa
It includes:
- the LOC137072728 gene encoding B-cell receptor CD22-like; this translates as MSLIMAPPLPLVFLLMIHGVSSAGWGVSYSPSHICAVKDSTVIMSCSYTYPTGDQIMKVFWTNTLVKDNDEFPDLSEDPEYSQRLQYLGDKQKSCTVRLSNVTLKDSHEYFFRFITDKADGIWIGYPGVTLTVTDLQVESPERVTEGDSVRLTCKSSCTLTDRATFIWSRNSQPLTERRDGNNELLLQSVRREDAGRYSCAVHGHTHTSPGVHLNVMYPPRSFSVSISPSGVIVEGDSVTLSCSSDSNPPALNFSWFKGGTIVGSGRIYSISKISSDDSGEYKCKSINEHGEKYSDAVTLNIMYPPRSVSVSISPSGVIVEGDSVTLSCSSDSNPPALNFSWFKGGTIVGSGRIYSISNISSDDSGEYKCKSINEHGEKYSDTVTLNVMYPPRSVSVLMSGSGVIVEGDSVTLSCSSDSNPPALNFSWFKENEASAVGSGQSFSALQSGRFYCQAHNQHGSQRSDAVTVTGVTVHRSLGWHVWLGITVACFGSFIIIIIIILYTISRKTGINCRSAIHDYENDDPRTETYTALDLKSRSPDLYDTLTTVPPRPAVLQPGSSEYENLHSKTPR